In one Pseudomonas sp. Bout1 genomic region, the following are encoded:
- a CDS encoding DUF4224 domain-containing protein, protein MEAEILSDDELADLTGYKHRSHQRKWLKDRNWVFIESRGGRPLVGRMFARMKLGMVNPAIADPNPPPTRPAWTPDFSRVN, encoded by the coding sequence ATGGAAGCAGAGATCCTGTCGGATGACGAGCTCGCCGACCTGACTGGTTACAAGCACCGTTCGCACCAGCGCAAGTGGCTGAAAGACCGGAACTGGGTATTCATCGAGAGCCGTGGCGGCCGCCCGCTGGTGGGCCGGATGTTCGCGCGGATGAAGCTTGGCATGGTTAACCCCGCAATCGCAGATCCAAACCCGCCGCCGACGCGACCGGCTTGGACGCCTGATTTCTCCAGAGTGAACTGA